A section of the Hevea brasiliensis isolate MT/VB/25A 57/8 chromosome 17, ASM3005281v1, whole genome shotgun sequence genome encodes:
- the LOC110641047 gene encoding 25.3 kDa vesicle transport protein SEC22-1, with protein MVELTIIGRLADGLPLAQGPRYVHKENDNFIFYRQQAEFILKEISSGALTPSKMTIRIDHHSFNYLVENGVCFITLCDSSYPRKLAFHYLQDLQKELEKLDNALIHKITSPYTFHKFDGVIRNIRKQYVDTRTQANLSKLNASRQKDTDIITQHISEILERKRNAELSETALARPPTAPSIWGSPLLELIALKWTPITIVVAVASVLLWASLIFTEDFIISTI; from the exons ATGGTTGAGCTGACAATAATTGGAAGGTTGGCTGATGGGTTGCCTCTTGCACAAGGGCCCAGGTACGTACATAAAGAGAATGATAACTTCATATTTTATAGGCAACAAGCTGAATTCATACTGAAAGAAATCTCAAGCGGTGCCCTGACACCTTCCAAGATGACCATTCGCATTGATCACCACTCCTTCAA CTACTTGGTTGAGAATGGAGTCTGCTTCATTACATTGTGCGATTCTTCATATCCAAGAAAGCTAGCTTTCCATTACCTGCAAGATTTGCAGAAGGAGTTGGAGAAACTTGACAATGCCCTCATTCACAAGATTACAAGTCCTTACACTTTCCACAAATTCG ATGGTGTTATTAGAAATATAAGGAAGCAATACGTTGATACCAGAACACAAGCTAATCTGTCAAAGTTGAATGCTAGTAGACAGAAAGATACAGATATCATTACTCAACACATTTCTGAAATCTTGGAAAGAAAACGGAATGCAG AACTATCAGAAACAGCACTAGCAAGACCTCCAACTGCCCCTTCGATATGGGGTTCCCCACTCCTTGAG TTGATCGCACTGAAATGGACACCCATTACAATTGTCGTTGCTGTTGCTTCTGTTCTCTTATGGGCCAGCTTAATCTTCACGGAGGACTTCATCATTTCAACCATATGA
- the LOC110641020 gene encoding transcription factor LAF1 has product MVCRSSDKPKPKHRKGLWSPEEDQRLRNYVLKHGHGCWSSVPINAGLQRNGKSCRLRWINYLRPGLKRGMFSLQEEETILTLHRLLGNKWSQIAQHLPGRTDNEIKNYWHSHLKKKVLKADQGTLEEANVHNTSSDNLESNNSPENLTMQTPNYGSLLMNMEKSPTNTDQSVPQLSDHSPKQTNRSCLPKLMFAEWLSLDSFSSLSDPIMASKGFLDQNNSNFQDNFMQGCFSNEGTFCNGEFHNSLSDASAEDMFSSQFKFECQSSVNDQFVDFSSGEDICSEFTVNNDLMYIY; this is encoded by the exons ATGGTTTGCAGGTCTTCAGACAAGCCAAAGCCGAAGCACAGGAAGGGCTTGTGGTCACCTGAGGAAGACCAAAGGCTCAGAAACTATGTCCTCAAACATGGTCATGGCTGTTGGAGCTCCGTCCCCATTAACGCCG GCCTGCAGAGGAACGGGAAGAGCTGCAGATTGAGGTGGATTAATTACTTGAGACCAGGACTAAAACGAGGCATGTTTTCTTTACAAGAAGAGGAGACAATCCTCACCCTCCATCGCTTGTTAGGCAACAA GTGGTCTCAAATAGCACAGCATTTGCCTGGAAGAACAGATAATGAGATAAAGAACTACTGGCATTCCCATTTGAAGAAAAAGGTTCTCAAAGCTGATCAAGGAACATTGGAGGAGGCAAATGTACACAACACAAGCTCAGATAATTTGGAATCTAATAATTCTCCCGAAAACCTTACAATGCAAACTCCAAATTATGGATCATTATTGATGAACATGGAAAAATCACCAACCAATACAGATCAGTCGGTCCCACAGTTGTCTGATCACTCTCCTAAACAAACAAACAGAAGCTGCTTGCCTAAGCTTATGTTCGCAGAGTGGCTTTCGCTTGACAGTTTTTCAAGTTTGAGTGATCCAATAATGGCTTCCAAGGGTTTCTTGGATCAAAACAATTCTAACTTCCAGGATAACTTCATGCAAGGATGTTTTTCGAATGAAGGAACATTTTGTAACGGTGAATTTCATAATTCGCTTAGCGATGCCTCCGCAGAGGACATGTTCAGTTCACAGTTCAAATTTGAATGCCAGAGCTCAGTAAATGATCAGTTTGTTGATTTTAGCTCTGGAGAGGATATATGTAGTGAATTCACCGTCAACAACGATTTGATGTATATATATTAG
- the LOC110641115 gene encoding putative pentatricopeptide repeat-containing protein At5g37570 → MLTVTQSSAQQIEISRCLLEVKIQKSDILHMPWNLQLKISNLLPKCTFQHLKQIHALIIAASLYQNTQFFSRFLRRSTEFGSMDYSNLIFSQMDHDFNTETLLWNAMIRGYAFNGPFEKCISMFDEMPLKDLKPDNYTYPYVLNSCCELGHCRKGKRVHCQIIKSGFESSFAVAYSLFNMYTKMPASLDMGLPDNYKLSDVRKSFDDMFMRPVEVWNKMISEYVSFGDVRSARQLFEAMPERDVVSWNSMISGYVKMGEVENARELFGWMPEKNVISWTLMIGAYADTGDLKAARRFFEKMPHRNVVSWNSMISSYTKQGKFVEASNLFVQMHSEDVIPDGYTFVSVLSACSNLGDLEYGKYIHYLIGDLSQWEVMVGTALIEMYASCADVNRSFAVFLKITNKDVFCWNVMIKSLAINGRTEDAVKIFYLMQKSRLKPNDFTFTSALFACSHGGMVEQGRRIFNSMEKDYKISPKIEHFGCFIDLLSRNGQLEEAMLLVNNMPFEPDIAIWGALLGGCSTRNDLKLAEEVAERATDLEAEESGVYVLLSNIYASVGQWPEALDARGRMEQKKIRKDAGSSLVF, encoded by the coding sequence ATGCTAACCGTTACTCAATCCTCAGCACAACAAATCGAAATTTCACGCTGTTTATTGGAAGTAAAAATCCAAAAATCCGATATTCTACATATGCCTTGGAACTTACAActgaaaatctcaaatttattgcCAAAATGCACATTCCAACATCTGAAACAAATCCATGCCCTCATCATCGCAGCTTCTCTCTATCAGAACACCCAATTCTTCTCCAGATTTCTTCGTCGAAGCACCGAATTTGGCTCCATGGATTATTCAAATCTCATCTTCTCCCAAATGGATCATGATTTTAACACAGAAACCTTGCTCTGGAACGCCATGATTAGAGGATACGCATTCAACGGTCCTTTTGAGAAATGTATATCGATGTTCGATGAAATGCCTCTGAAAGACCTAAAACCGGATAACTATACGTACCCATATGTGTTAAACTCCTGTTGCGAACTGGGGCATTGCAGAAAAGGAAAGAGAGTGCATTGTCAGATTATAAAGTCTGGATTTGAGTCCAGCTTCGCTGTCGCCTACTCCCTTTTTAACATGTATACAAAAATGCCTGCTTCTCTTGACATGGGATTGCCCGATAATTACAAGTTAAGTGATGTCCGCAAGAGTTTCGATGATATGTTTATGAGGCCGGTAGAAGTATGGAACAAAATGATATCTGAGTATGTAAGCTTTGGTGATGTCAGGTCCGCGAGACAGTTGTTCGAAGCTATGCCAGAAAGGGATGTTGTTTCTTGGAATTCTATGATTTCAGGTTATGTCAAAATGGGAGAAGTAGAAAATGCAAGAGAATTGTTTGGGTGGATGCCAGAGAAGAACGTTATTTCTTGGACGTTGATGATAGGAGCGTATGCTGATACAGGTGACCTTAAAGCAGCAAGGAGGTTTTTTGAGAAAATGCCGCATAGGAATGTGGTTTCTTGGAATTCAATGATTTCTAGTTATACCAAACAGGGGAAATTTGTGGAAGCATCGAATCTTTTTGTTCAAATGCACTCAGAAGATGTGATTCCAGATGGATATACCTTTGTTTCTGTTTTGTCAGCATGTTCAAACTTAGGAGATCTGGAGTATGGGAAATATATACACTACTTAATTGGAGATCTCTCTCAATGGGAAGTCATGGTAGGGACTGCCCTTATAGAAATGTATGCTAGCTGTGCAGATGTTAATAGAAGTTTTGCAGTGTTTTTAAAGATAACAAATAAGGATGTTTTTTGCTGGAATGTTATGATCAAATCTTTAGCTATCAATGGAAGAACTGAAGATGCTGTGAAGATTTTCTATTTGATGCAGAAGTCACGATTGAAGCCAAACGATTTCACATTTACTAGTGCTTTATTTGCTTGTAGCCATGGAGGCATGGTGGAACAAGGTCGCAGAATCTTCAATAGCATGGAGAAAGATTATAAGATTAGTCCGAAGATTGAACATTTCGGTTGTTTTATCGACTTGCTTAGCCGGAATGGTCAGCTTGAAGAAGCAATGCTTCTAGTGAATAATATGCCCTTTGAACCTGACATTGCCATATGGGGAGCTTTGCTTGGGGGTTGCAGCACAAGAAATGATTTGAAATTAGCAGAAGAGGTGGCAGAGAGAGCTACCGACTTGGAAGCAGAAGAATCAGGTGTGTATGTGCTCTTGTCAAATATTTATGCCTCAGTGGGTCAGTGGCCAGAAGCTCTAGACGCGAGAGGGAGGATGGAACAGAAGAAGATAAGGAAGGACGCAGGAAGTAGTCTCGTTTTCTAA
- the LOC110641122 gene encoding pre-mRNA cleavage factor Im 25 kDa subunit 2 — translation MVNSSVVNTYPLSSYTFGTKEPKMEKDTSVADRLARMKVNYMKEGMRTSVEAILLVQEHNHPHILLLQIGNTFCKLPGGRLKPGENEIEGLKRKLTSKLGANSAALVPDWQIGECVAIWWRPNFETIMYPYCPPHITKPKECKKLFLVHLSEREYFAVPKNLKLLAVPLFELYDNVQRYGPVISTIPQQLSRFQFNMIAT, via the exons atggtGAACTCATCGGTGGTGAACACCTATCCTCTGTCGAGCTACACATTCGGCACTAAAGAGCCGAAAATGGAGAAAGATACCTCCGTAGCTGATCGTCTTGCTCGTATGAAAGTCAA CTATATGAAAGAAGGGATGAGAACAAGTGTCGAAGCAATTTTGCTG GTACAGGAGCATAATCATCCTCACATACTTCTTCTGCAAATTGGAAACACATTCTGCAAACTGCCAGGTGGACGTCTAAAGCCAGGAGAGAATG AAATTGAGGGTTTGAAAAGAAAACTGACCAGCAAGCTTGGTGCTAATTCTGCTGCTCTGGTGCCAGATTGGCag ATTGGTGAATGTGTGGCCATTTGGTGGAGGCCAAACTTTGAGACCATCATGTATCCATATTGCCCACCGCACATAACAAAGCCTAAG GAGTGCAAGAAGCTTTTCCTTGTTCACTTATCTGAAAGAGAGTACTTCGCTGTacccaaaaatttaaaacttcttGCTGTTCCATTGTTTGAACTCTATGACAATGTGCAG AGATATGGACCAGTTATATCCACCATTCCTCAACAGCTTTCCAGATTCCAGTTCAATATGATCGCTACATGA
- the LOC110641131 gene encoding DNA mismatch repair protein MSH3 isoform X2, producing the protein MGKQKQQVISRFFAPKAKTNDPSTLPTTPSSSSSPASTPKISATVSFSPAKRKLLSAHLTSTPKRPKLSPHTQNPTPTPSVHQKFLDKLLESSPETSQPSSTQSSIPKKYTPLEQQVLDLKNRYPDVLLMVEVGYKYRFFGEDAGTAARVLGIYAHMDHNFMTASVPTFRLNVHVRRLVSAGYKVGVVKQTETAAIKAHGDNKTGPFCRGLSALYTKATMEAAEDVGGREEGCGGESNYLCCVVDRSFLVENADREVESGFDTRIGFMGVEISTGDVVFGEFNDVFLRSGLEAVVLSLSPAELLLGDPLSKQTEKLLLTYAGPSSNVRVERASRDCFNDGGVLAEVMSSYENMAEDKTEDSEKQTEGTEQGNCHLDIEGIMNMPDLAMQALALTIRHLKQFGLERILCLGASFRPFSSNMEMNLSANTLQQLEVTHPLCDRNMISARLDAVSEIAKSMGSYKASQNVGKLDGENSDVAIVQPDFYYLLSSVLTTLGRSPDIQRGITRIYHRTATASEFISVMQAILHAGKQFGRLQIEEEHNNEKVQAKTVCSVLLKKLIFTVSSSSVVGNAAKLLSTLNKEAAERGDIPNLIVISNGQFPEVASSRKTVQLAKEKLDSLICLYRKQLKMHNLEFMSVSGNTHLIELPTDVKVPLNWVKVNSTKKTIRYHPPEVLTALDQLSLANEELMVVSRAAWDNFLRGFGKYYAEFQAVVQALAALDCLHSLACLSKNKNYVRPMFVDDSEPVQIHISSGRHPVLETILQDSFVPNDTHLDADGEHCQIVTGPNMGGKSCYIRQVGLIAMMAQVGSFVPASSAKLHVLDAIYTRMGASDSIQQGRSTFLEELSEASDILHKCTARSLVIMDELGRGTSTHDGEAIAYATLHHLLKEKRCMVLFVTHYPKIADVKTEFLDSVGTYHVSYLTSEKNTDAMDSKFYNENVTYLYKLVPGVSERSFAFKVAQLAQLPSSCIRQATIMAAKLELAITCRTGSKLDKRQLLGTLQSDWEQETRDNISESSKCFPAVKMDNYEELSSSYQKLFMNLKSAVVDGDPAKSWQFLENARSVGKSLLTSYVSRCRPDKEHSDG; encoded by the exons ATGGGCAAGCAAAAGCAACAGGTAATCTCCCGCTTCTTTGCTCCCAAAGCTAAAACCAATGATCCGTCAACTCTACCAACAACCCCTTCATCTTCTTCGTCTCCGGCTTCAACCCCCAAAATCTCTGCCACTGTCTCCTTCTCTCCCGCCAAAAGAAAACTCCTCTCTGCCCACCTCACTTCCACTCCAAAAAGGCCCAAACTTTCCCCTCACACCCAAAATCCTACCCCCACCCCCTCCGTCCACCAAAAGTTCCTCGACAAACTTCTAGAATCATCCCCTGAAACCTCACAGCCATCGTCCACTCAATCTTCAATTCCCAAAAAGTACACCCCATTAGAACAGCAAGTTCTGGACCTAAAGAACAGGTATCCAGATGTCCTTTTGATGGTTGAAGTAGGTTACAAGTACCGATTCTTCGGGGAGGATGCGGGGACTGCGGCCAGAGTGCTGGGGATTTATGCCCACATGGATCACAATTTTATGACGGCTAGCGTGCCAACTTTTCGATTAAATGTCCATGTCAGAAGATTGGTCAGCGCAGGGTATAAGGTTGGTGTTGTTAAGCAGACTGAGACAGCCGCAATTAAGGCTCATGGGGATAACAAGACAGGCCCATTTTGCAGAGGGTTATCGGCGTTGTATACGAAGGCGACAATGGAGGCAGCCGAGGATGTTGGTGGAAGGGAGGAGGGCTGTGGTGGAGAGAGCAATTATCTCTGCTGTGTCGTGGACAGGAGCTTTTTGGTGGAGAATGCTGATCGTGAGGTTGAGAGTGGGTTTGATACGAGGATTGGGTTTATGGGAGTTGAGATTTCAACTGGGGACGTTGTTTTTGGTGAGTTTAACGATGTTTTTTTGAGGAGTGGGCTTGAGGCTGTGGTTTTGAGCTTATCTCCAGCTGAGTTACTCCTTGGGGACCCACTTTCTAAACAAACAGAGAAG TTGCTACTGACATATGCTGGACCTTCATCAAATGTCCGTGTGGAGCGTGCCTCACGAGATTGCTTTAATGATGGTGGTGTACTTGCTGAGGTGATGTCTTCATATGAGAATATGGCTGAAGATAAGACAGAAGATAGTGAAAAGCAGACGGAGGGGACAGAACAGGGCAATTGTCACCTGGATATTGAG GGAATTATGAACATGCCAGATTTGGCTATGCAAGCTTTGGCATTGACCATCCGTCATCTAAAACAATTCGGGTTAGAAAGAATTTTGTGCCTTGGAGCTTCATTTCGGCCATTCTCAAGCAACATGGAGATGAATCTTTCAGCCAACACACTTCAACAATTAGAG GTGACGCATCCTTTATGTGATAGAAACATGATTTCTGCCCGTCTTGATGCCGTTTCTGAGATTGCAAAATCCATGGGATCTTATAAAGCTTCTCAAAATGTTGgcaagcttgatggagaaaattCTGATGTAGCAATTGTACAGCCTGACTTCTATTATTTGCTTTCTTCTGTTTTGACTACTTTGGGAAGATCGCCAGACATTCAACGTGGAATAACAAGAATTTATCATCGGACTGCCACTGCATCTGAG TTCATTTCTGTTATGCAAGCTATATTACATGCTGGGAAACAATTTGGGCGACTTCAGATTGAAGAAGAGCACAACAATGAGAAAGTTCAAGCTAAGACTGTGTGCTCAGTGCTATTAAAAAAACTGATTTTTACTGTGTCATCATCTAGTGTAGTTGGTAATGCTGCAAAACTCTTGTCTACCCTAAATAAAGAAGCAGCTGAACGTGGGGATATACCAAACTTAATTGTCATTTCTAATGGCCAATTTCCAGAG GTTGCAAGTTCCCGGAAAACAGTTCAATTGGCAAAGGAGAAGTTGGATTCTTTAATCTGTTTGTATCGCAAGCAGCTTAAAATGCACAATTTGGAATTTATGAGTGTCTCTGGAAACACACATTTGATAGAG TTGCCCACAGATGTCAAAGTACCTCTAAATTGGGTGAAGGTAAACAGTACGAAGAAGACAATCCGCTATCACCCACCTGAAGTCTTGACTGCCTTAGACCAGTTATCACTGGCCAATGAGGAGCTCATGGTTGTCTCCCGAGCTGCATGGGATAACTTTCTAAGGGGTTTTGGGAAATATTACGCTGAGTTCCAAGCTGTTGTTCAAGCACTTGCTGCTTTGGATTGTTTGCATTCACTTGCCTGCCTTTCAAAAAATAAG AATTATGTCCGTCCGATGTTTGTGGATGACAGTGAACCTGTTCAGATACATATCTCTTCTGGTCGTCACCCG GTTTTGGAGACCATATTACAAGACAGTTTTGTCCCAAATGATACCCACTTGGATGCAGATGGAGAGCATTGTCAGATAGTCACTGGACCCAACATGGGGGGAAAAAGCTGCTACATTCGCCAAGTTGGGCTCATTGCAATGATGGCTCAG GTTGGTTCCTTTGTACCAGCATCATCAGCAAAACTACATGTGCTAGATGCTATCTACACTCGTATGGGAGCTTCTGACAGCATCCAACAAGGGAGAAGTACCTTTTTAGAAGAGCTGAGTGAGGCTTCTGATATACTCCACAAATGCACAGCACGTTCGCTGGTTATCATGGATGAGCTTGGTAGAGGCACAAGTACACATGACGGTGAAGCAATTGCTTATGCTACGTTACACCATCTGCTGAAAGAGAAAAGATGCATGGTACTCTTTGTAACTCACTATCCTAAAATTGCTGATGTCAAAACTGAATTCCTGGACTCTGTGGGGACATACCATGTTTCATACCTAACTTCGGAGAAAAATACGGATGCCATGGACTCAAAATTCTATAATGAAAATGTCACTTACCTTTATAAGCTGGTGCCTGGTGTGTCAGAGAGGAGTTTTGCATTTAAGGTCGCTCAGCTGGCACAG TTACCTTCATCCTGCATCAGACAGGCCACTATCATGGCTGCAAAGCTAGAATTGGCGATAACCTGCAGGACAGGAAGCAAATTGGATAAAAGGCAGTTGCTGGGGACACTGCAAAGTGATTGGGAACAAGAAACACGGGACAACATTTCAGAATCTTCTAAATGCTTCCCTGCTGTAAAAATGGACAACTACGAAGAATTAAGTAGTTCTTATCAGAAATTATTTATGAACTTGAAGTCTGCGGTGGTTGATGGAGATCCTGCTAAAAGTTGGCAGTTTTTGGAGAATGCTAGAAGCGTAGGAAAGTCATTATTGACAAG TTACGTGTCACGCTGCCGTCCAGATAAAGAGCACAGCGATGGTTAG
- the LOC110641131 gene encoding DNA mismatch repair protein MSH3 isoform X1: MGKQKQQVISRFFAPKAKTNDPSTLPTTPSSSSSPASTPKISATVSFSPAKRKLLSAHLTSTPKRPKLSPHTQNPTPTPSVHQKFLDKLLESSPETSQPSSTQSSIPKKYTPLEQQVLDLKNRYPDVLLMVEVGYKYRFFGEDAGTAARVLGIYAHMDHNFMTASVPTFRLNVHVRRLVSAGYKVGVVKQTETAAIKAHGDNKTGPFCRGLSALYTKATMEAAEDVGGREEGCGGESNYLCCVVDRSFLVENADREVESGFDTRIGFMGVEISTGDVVFGEFNDVFLRSGLEAVVLSLSPAELLLGDPLSKQTEKLLLTYAGPSSNVRVERASRDCFNDGGVLAEVMSSYENMAEDKTEDSEKQTEGTEQGNCHLDIEGIMNMPDLAMQALALTIRHLKQFGLERILCLGASFRPFSSNMEMNLSANTLQQLEVLRNNSNGLESGSLLHVMNYTLTVSGSRLLRHWVTHPLCDRNMISARLDAVSEIAKSMGSYKASQNVGKLDGENSDVAIVQPDFYYLLSSVLTTLGRSPDIQRGITRIYHRTATASEFISVMQAILHAGKQFGRLQIEEEHNNEKVQAKTVCSVLLKKLIFTVSSSSVVGNAAKLLSTLNKEAAERGDIPNLIVISNGQFPEVASSRKTVQLAKEKLDSLICLYRKQLKMHNLEFMSVSGNTHLIELPTDVKVPLNWVKVNSTKKTIRYHPPEVLTALDQLSLANEELMVVSRAAWDNFLRGFGKYYAEFQAVVQALAALDCLHSLACLSKNKNYVRPMFVDDSEPVQIHISSGRHPVLETILQDSFVPNDTHLDADGEHCQIVTGPNMGGKSCYIRQVGLIAMMAQVGSFVPASSAKLHVLDAIYTRMGASDSIQQGRSTFLEELSEASDILHKCTARSLVIMDELGRGTSTHDGEAIAYATLHHLLKEKRCMVLFVTHYPKIADVKTEFLDSVGTYHVSYLTSEKNTDAMDSKFYNENVTYLYKLVPGVSERSFAFKVAQLAQLPSSCIRQATIMAAKLELAITCRTGSKLDKRQLLGTLQSDWEQETRDNISESSKCFPAVKMDNYEELSSSYQKLFMNLKSAVVDGDPAKSWQFLENARSVGKSLLTSYVSRCRPDKEHSDG; the protein is encoded by the exons ATGGGCAAGCAAAAGCAACAGGTAATCTCCCGCTTCTTTGCTCCCAAAGCTAAAACCAATGATCCGTCAACTCTACCAACAACCCCTTCATCTTCTTCGTCTCCGGCTTCAACCCCCAAAATCTCTGCCACTGTCTCCTTCTCTCCCGCCAAAAGAAAACTCCTCTCTGCCCACCTCACTTCCACTCCAAAAAGGCCCAAACTTTCCCCTCACACCCAAAATCCTACCCCCACCCCCTCCGTCCACCAAAAGTTCCTCGACAAACTTCTAGAATCATCCCCTGAAACCTCACAGCCATCGTCCACTCAATCTTCAATTCCCAAAAAGTACACCCCATTAGAACAGCAAGTTCTGGACCTAAAGAACAGGTATCCAGATGTCCTTTTGATGGTTGAAGTAGGTTACAAGTACCGATTCTTCGGGGAGGATGCGGGGACTGCGGCCAGAGTGCTGGGGATTTATGCCCACATGGATCACAATTTTATGACGGCTAGCGTGCCAACTTTTCGATTAAATGTCCATGTCAGAAGATTGGTCAGCGCAGGGTATAAGGTTGGTGTTGTTAAGCAGACTGAGACAGCCGCAATTAAGGCTCATGGGGATAACAAGACAGGCCCATTTTGCAGAGGGTTATCGGCGTTGTATACGAAGGCGACAATGGAGGCAGCCGAGGATGTTGGTGGAAGGGAGGAGGGCTGTGGTGGAGAGAGCAATTATCTCTGCTGTGTCGTGGACAGGAGCTTTTTGGTGGAGAATGCTGATCGTGAGGTTGAGAGTGGGTTTGATACGAGGATTGGGTTTATGGGAGTTGAGATTTCAACTGGGGACGTTGTTTTTGGTGAGTTTAACGATGTTTTTTTGAGGAGTGGGCTTGAGGCTGTGGTTTTGAGCTTATCTCCAGCTGAGTTACTCCTTGGGGACCCACTTTCTAAACAAACAGAGAAG TTGCTACTGACATATGCTGGACCTTCATCAAATGTCCGTGTGGAGCGTGCCTCACGAGATTGCTTTAATGATGGTGGTGTACTTGCTGAGGTGATGTCTTCATATGAGAATATGGCTGAAGATAAGACAGAAGATAGTGAAAAGCAGACGGAGGGGACAGAACAGGGCAATTGTCACCTGGATATTGAG GGAATTATGAACATGCCAGATTTGGCTATGCAAGCTTTGGCATTGACCATCCGTCATCTAAAACAATTCGGGTTAGAAAGAATTTTGTGCCTTGGAGCTTCATTTCGGCCATTCTCAAGCAACATGGAGATGAATCTTTCAGCCAACACACTTCAACAATTAGAG GTTTTGAGGAATAACTCAAATGGGTTGGAGTCTGGCTCATTGCTGCATGTCATGAATTATACTCTTACTGTTTCTGGTTCCAGGCTACTACGACACTGG GTGACGCATCCTTTATGTGATAGAAACATGATTTCTGCCCGTCTTGATGCCGTTTCTGAGATTGCAAAATCCATGGGATCTTATAAAGCTTCTCAAAATGTTGgcaagcttgatggagaaaattCTGATGTAGCAATTGTACAGCCTGACTTCTATTATTTGCTTTCTTCTGTTTTGACTACTTTGGGAAGATCGCCAGACATTCAACGTGGAATAACAAGAATTTATCATCGGACTGCCACTGCATCTGAG TTCATTTCTGTTATGCAAGCTATATTACATGCTGGGAAACAATTTGGGCGACTTCAGATTGAAGAAGAGCACAACAATGAGAAAGTTCAAGCTAAGACTGTGTGCTCAGTGCTATTAAAAAAACTGATTTTTACTGTGTCATCATCTAGTGTAGTTGGTAATGCTGCAAAACTCTTGTCTACCCTAAATAAAGAAGCAGCTGAACGTGGGGATATACCAAACTTAATTGTCATTTCTAATGGCCAATTTCCAGAG GTTGCAAGTTCCCGGAAAACAGTTCAATTGGCAAAGGAGAAGTTGGATTCTTTAATCTGTTTGTATCGCAAGCAGCTTAAAATGCACAATTTGGAATTTATGAGTGTCTCTGGAAACACACATTTGATAGAG TTGCCCACAGATGTCAAAGTACCTCTAAATTGGGTGAAGGTAAACAGTACGAAGAAGACAATCCGCTATCACCCACCTGAAGTCTTGACTGCCTTAGACCAGTTATCACTGGCCAATGAGGAGCTCATGGTTGTCTCCCGAGCTGCATGGGATAACTTTCTAAGGGGTTTTGGGAAATATTACGCTGAGTTCCAAGCTGTTGTTCAAGCACTTGCTGCTTTGGATTGTTTGCATTCACTTGCCTGCCTTTCAAAAAATAAG AATTATGTCCGTCCGATGTTTGTGGATGACAGTGAACCTGTTCAGATACATATCTCTTCTGGTCGTCACCCG GTTTTGGAGACCATATTACAAGACAGTTTTGTCCCAAATGATACCCACTTGGATGCAGATGGAGAGCATTGTCAGATAGTCACTGGACCCAACATGGGGGGAAAAAGCTGCTACATTCGCCAAGTTGGGCTCATTGCAATGATGGCTCAG GTTGGTTCCTTTGTACCAGCATCATCAGCAAAACTACATGTGCTAGATGCTATCTACACTCGTATGGGAGCTTCTGACAGCATCCAACAAGGGAGAAGTACCTTTTTAGAAGAGCTGAGTGAGGCTTCTGATATACTCCACAAATGCACAGCACGTTCGCTGGTTATCATGGATGAGCTTGGTAGAGGCACAAGTACACATGACGGTGAAGCAATTGCTTATGCTACGTTACACCATCTGCTGAAAGAGAAAAGATGCATGGTACTCTTTGTAACTCACTATCCTAAAATTGCTGATGTCAAAACTGAATTCCTGGACTCTGTGGGGACATACCATGTTTCATACCTAACTTCGGAGAAAAATACGGATGCCATGGACTCAAAATTCTATAATGAAAATGTCACTTACCTTTATAAGCTGGTGCCTGGTGTGTCAGAGAGGAGTTTTGCATTTAAGGTCGCTCAGCTGGCACAG TTACCTTCATCCTGCATCAGACAGGCCACTATCATGGCTGCAAAGCTAGAATTGGCGATAACCTGCAGGACAGGAAGCAAATTGGATAAAAGGCAGTTGCTGGGGACACTGCAAAGTGATTGGGAACAAGAAACACGGGACAACATTTCAGAATCTTCTAAATGCTTCCCTGCTGTAAAAATGGACAACTACGAAGAATTAAGTAGTTCTTATCAGAAATTATTTATGAACTTGAAGTCTGCGGTGGTTGATGGAGATCCTGCTAAAAGTTGGCAGTTTTTGGAGAATGCTAGAAGCGTAGGAAAGTCATTATTGACAAG TTACGTGTCACGCTGCCGTCCAGATAAAGAGCACAGCGATGGTTAG